From the Sulfitobacter sp. OXR-159 genome, the window GAACCCTACCCGGATCGCCTACTTGAGAAGTCGCCTGAGATAGGTCCCGTAGTCGTTCTTTTGGAACATTTCGGCGCGCGCTTCCAATTCAGCCTCGTTGATCCAACCCTGTTGGTAGGCGATCTCCTCTAAACAACCAGCCTGCTGGCCCTGTCGTTTTTCTAGAGTACGCACAAAAGTGCCCGCATCAAGTAGGCTCTCATGAGTACCCGTATCGAGCCAAGCAAAACCACGTCCCATCCGTTCAACCGAAAGCGCGCCTTCTTGCAGGTACATTTCCAGCAACGAGGTAATTTCCAACTCGCCTCGCGCGCTCGGTGTCACCCGTCGGGCGCGATCTGGAGCGCTACCGTCGAGAAAATAGAGCCCCGTCACGGCGAAGTTCGAAGGCGGCACTTCAGGCTTTTCAATAATTGACCTAGCTCGGCCCTCGGCATCGAAATCCACGACCCCGTAGCGCTCCGGATCGGAAACCTGGTAGCCAAATACCGTACCGCCGCTTAGCTTTGCGTCAGCCTTTGCGAGCATTCCTGGCAGGCCGTGGCCATAGAAGATGTTATCTCCAAGAACCAGCGCCGAGGGCGCACCGTCGAGGAATTCTTCTGCCAAGATAAAGGCCTGGGCCAGTCCATCGGGGCTCGGCTGGGTGATGTAGGTAAGTGAGAGGCCCCATTGGCTGCCGTCGCCGAGTGTGCGTCGAAACTGCTCTTGATCCTGCGGGGTTGTGATCACTGCGATCTCACGAATATCCGCCAGCATCAGCACGCTGAGAGGGTAATAGACCATAGGCTTATCGTAAACTGGCAGGAGTTGTTTTGAAACACCCATGGTAACTGGATAAAGCCTCGTCCCAGACCCACCAGACAAGATGATCCCCTTGCGCGTACTCATGATGCTAATGCTCCCAAATCTTTTAAAATGTCATTAAGGCCCTCGCGCCAGTCGGGGCGCGCCAAACCAAAAATCTCTTGCGTGCGGCTGTTGTCGAGCCGTGAATTCAGCGGCCGCTTGGCCGGGGTCGGATAGGTACTACTTGGGATGTCGTTGACCGTGCAGTCGATCCCCGAGACCTCGAAAATGGCGCGGGCAAAATCCGCCCAACTAAGTTCAGAACCACCCGAAAGGTGGTACGTGCCGGTTTTGCTCGGATCGTCACGTAATTGCCGTGCCGTTGCAAAGCATGACCTTGCAATGGCAGCCGCCGGGGTGGGCCCGCCGATCTGATCAGCGACAATGTTCAACGCATCGCGCTCAGCGCCGAGCCGCAGCATGGTTTTGACAAAATTATTCCCATGCGAAGAGACAACCCATGAAGTCCGAAAGATCGCGTAGGCGCCACCGGCAGCGCGGACCGCTTTTTCTCCCGCCAGTTTCGTTCGCCCGTAGGCCCCCAGTGGGCCGGTAGCATCAGCAACCCCAAAAGGCTGATCACCGCTGCCGTCAAAGACATAGTCAGTGGAAATATGCACGAACGGCAAACCGCGCGCGGCCGCGGCAAGTGCCATGGCACCGGGAGCTATTCCATTAATACGCAGGGCCAGCCCCTCTTCCTCCTCTGCTCGGTCCACAGCAGTGTAGGCAGCAGCATTGATCACAGCATCAGCATCGGTGGTTGCGATCACTGCAGCGCAGGCCTCAGTGTTGCTTAAATCCGCATTTGCCCGGGACAAAGCTATCACCGTATCTCTACCCAGACGCTGCAACTCGCGCGCAACTTGGCCACTTTCGCCAAAAACCAGAAACTTCACGCGGAGACCCCAAGCCGCTCGCCCACGCCGGCTCGGTCTTGCAGCGCGCGCCACCATTCTTCGTTATCGAGATACCACTGCACCGTGCGCCGCAAACCTTCTTCCACAGTTACTGAAGGCCGCCAGCCAAGCTCGTCGCGGATCCGGCTTGGATCAATCGCATAGCGCGCATCGTGGCCTGGCCGGTCAGCCACATAGGTAATAAGTTCTGCATAAGGGCGGTTGGCCGGGCGCAGCTCGTCGAGAATTGCGCAGAGAGTCTGCACTAGGTCAAGATTGCTGCGCTCATTCTCGCCGCCGATGTTATAGCTCCGACCGATCTCGCCATTGCTCAGCACTGTTAGCAGTGCATCAGCGTGGTCCTCGACATAGAGCCAATCGCGAATGTTAGAACCGTTGCCATAGATCGGCAGCGGTTTTCCGGCCAACGCATTGAGGATGATCACTGGCACCAGTTTTTCCGGGAAATGATAAGGGCCATAGTTGTTCGAGCAGTTGCTTAGGACTACTGGCAGACCGTAGGTTTCATGCCAGGCGCGCACTAGGTGGTCACTGGCAGCTTTTGACGCGGAATAGGGCGAACGCGGATCGTAGGGCGTAGTCTCGGTAAATTTCACCGCAGGATCGTCGGGTAGCGAACCGAAGACCTCATCGGTCGAGATATGATGGAAACGGAAGCTCTCGGAATGGCCTTGACTGACCCAATAGGCGCGGGCTTCCTCGAGCATGTTATAGGTGCCGGTGATGTTGGTCTCAATAAAGGCACCGGGTCCGTCGATCGAGCGGTCAACATGGCTTTCGGCGGCCAGATGCATTACAGCGTCAGGCTGATGCTTTGCAAATATCCGCTCTAGGGCCGCTCGATCGCGAATATCGGCATGTTCAAAAATATAAAGCGGATTGTCGGCTACGGAGGCGACATTTTCGATGCAAGCAGCATAGGTCAGCGCATCGAGATTAACTACTTCATGACCTGCCGCGATAGCCTGGCGTACCACCGCTGATCCGATGAACCCTGCACCGCCGGTGACAAGAACTTTCATATTTTTTACCCTTCCCAAAAAAACGGGCTTTCTAGATCGGCCAGAACGGGTGCTACAGAATCCTTATCACTAAGGATCGCAGCGCCCTGTACGGGCCACTTGATGCCAATGGCAGGATCATTCCAGCGTAGCGCGACCTCGGTTTCTGGCGCGTAATAATCCGAGCATTTGTAGATGATCTCGCTATCGGGCTGCAGCGTGGCAAAACCATGGGCGAAACCCGCAGGGATAAACAGTTGCGCGCCATTCTCAGCGCTCAATTCATAGCCAACCCATTTGCCATAGGTCTCACTACCTTTCCGGATATCAACGGCGACATCAAAGATCGCACCCCGCCCGCAACGGACCAACTTTGCCTGCGCGCGCGGCGGGCCTTGGAAATGTAGCCCCCGCACCGTACCAGTCTCAGCAGACAACGAGTGGTTGTCCTGTACAAAATTTTCATTGATTCCCAATTCAGCATAAACGCGCTGGCTGTAGGTTTCTGCAAAGAAACCTCGATGATCACCGAATCGGTCAGGTTGAATAATCAATACTCCCGGCAAGTCCGTATGATGACTTTCTATCATTTAATAACCTGTTTTCTGCAACCGTGGCGCGTGGATATCATGAATCAAGAAGATCGCCACCCGGGAAACCAAAAATCCAACTTTGATAGGGGATGTAACATTGATTGAAATGTCCGGAGATCTGTGTCCAGACGAAAAAGACCACAAGAAGGCCTAGATACGGCAAAGAAGTATGCAAGGAGGGATTAAATTTAAAGGGTAAATACGGTAGCCGCGCAAAGATCATCGTTTGGATGGGGATGAAATAATAACCAAACCTGTCGGCGATGATTGTCGAGACTGGGAGGAGAAGAAACGTCAGCATCATGCCGATCGCGCCAATGCTCACAAGACTATAGTCATACGAGAAATTGGGCATCCATTTTTTCCGAACGAACCAGAAAAAATAGAGCGCAGACAGTCCAAGGATGCCAACCCGGAACACAGCGCCGAAGGCTTCCGCGCCAGATCCGATGTACCGGGAAGTCGCGATCTCTGCACTTTCTCCACCAGCAAGTAGAGCCACACCCGGGATAGCGAGAACCACGGCCATGCTCAATCGCGACTTGGTATAACGCCCGGTAGCTAGCGGAAATAGAAGCAGAAAGACCAAAGCACTTGAATGGAATCCTGCGGCGACGAACACCCAAATCGCAAACCAGTTCCTACGCCGATCAATAAAGGCTGTAAAGGCGATACAAATTAGCCCTATGGCAGCCCCTTGCCGGATGCCAGACATCGGCATATTGATAATCAGTATCGGAAACAACAACACCAGAAAACCCAGCGGGTCAAGTTGCCGGCGCGCCAATACGTGGATCCCAATAAAAAAAATGGCGCTGGAGGCAATATTAGCTACTGGATATGGAAAACCTAGTGCTTTGATCGAACCAAGGAGAGCCCACCAAGCTGGCTCGCGAGCCGTAATTAGCTGCCAATCTATATCCGTTGCACCCAAGTATTGATAATAATAACCTGACCAGTCGCAGCCAACTTGGAACCGGAAGGCCGAGAACAGAAAAAGCGACAGAAGAACGACGTAGTAAACCTCCCGACGCCCCCTCCCCCCCACGTTGTTCAGTGCGTAGCGCAAGAGGAATAACATATTGGCGAGGCCGAAATAGACCATTAGATGGTGGCTCTGTTTTCTATGACCCTGCGCAGCATCAGTGCCACACGCGGACCCCAGACCTGCAAGGAATACCGCGCTTCAACCTTTTGCCGGCCGGCTTCCCCCATCCGTCGACGCAAGTCTGGATCATTCAGCAGAGCTTTGATCGCTGCACACCATTCGTCGTCACTTTCAGCAAGAAAGCCGTTCACCCCATGCTCGACAAGATCACGGTTCACACCAACCGGCGAGGCCACGACTGGTAACCCGCACGCCATGTATTGGATGAGCTTGTATCCACACTTGCCGCGCGTCCAGGGTGTATCGGGGAGCGGCATGACGCCGATATCCATTTTCTGGATCGATTGTACCTCGGTGTCTTCTGTCCAAGGCTGAATTTGGAGAGTTCCACAGACTTCCGGCTTCATACCAGCCCCAACGGCAAGAAACATCGCGTCTCGTTCTTTAAGCAATGGTGTCAGAATATCGTGAATTGGGTGGGCGAGTGCCTGCCAAGTCTGTGGGGTGCCGATCCAGCCTACGCTTAGTTTGTTCTTGCTAACAGTATGCAGGCCAATCTGGTAGGCATCGATATCGACAATAGTCGGAACGGTTTTAACCTGCCTGGCTCCACTTTGTCGTGCGTAATCGCTTAAATACGAGTTGCCGGCCATCACAAGGGCCGAAGCTGACATTACATTTTCGATCTTCCTGCCTAAAATGGTTCGTACAGCTCTTATTCTGTGCTTATCGTAACGATGAAAAACCGCGTCGTCGTAATCACTAACAACCGGTACTCCTCGAGGTAAAACTACCCGTTCAAACAGCCATGGGATCCATGGCAATGCCTCTTTCTCAATCCATAACATATCGGGAGTCGGATGCATCCGAAGTTGCCTGATCCTTTTGAAGAGGTATGTCGCTGCAGAAGTGTGTTTCCTTTGTCCTGAGTACAGCGCGTGTAGATAAGTATCGTCAAAAAAAGGAGCGACTTGAACGTTGAATCCTTCACGCTCTAACGCAGGTAGATACTGCATCGTGCGCAAACGACTGGATGCCCCCATACGAGTATAACGTGACAATAGTAGGATGTTCATATCTCGACCTGCCCTGTGAACCAAGCGCGGAAAAGTGATTTAATTGTGAGCGGGACTGGCCAATCCCTGCTTCTCGGGTGATGCTTTGGCCAAGTCTTGCGGACGATATCGGCGCTGAACAGTCCGTCCTTAGCTAGGCGTTTGTCCGACGTAAGGTCTACGGCCCAGTCTCGTAAAGGGCCGCGCAACCAAAGACTGAGCGGTATTGGAAAGCCTACCTTCGGATGGCCGATGATGCTGGGGGCGCATGCTGGTGAAAGACCTGCCGCCATTTCAATTTACTCTCACCATTGCGAATTCTCATTCGCAGACCCTTCGCCATAGCAGTTGAATGTCAACGCCTTGTACGGAGCAAGGAAGTCCAGTCGGCTGCACGTCAGGCTTCTTTCACGTTTAAGATCGACGCATAGATTTCGCGATAGGCCTCGGTTCCCGACTCAAGAGAGAATAAAGTCTCGGCCGTGGCACGGCACCGCGCAGGGAGGCCAGGATCTTGCATCAGCGATTGGAGCGCGTCGAATGCCGCGTCCATGGCCGGGGCGCTTGCGTCTTCCGCGATCACGCCGACATTGAATTTCCGGACTATATCGGCGACGTCTCCGACACCTTCATTCACCACAACAGGGAGTCCGCAACCTAGCACCTCGGCCATCCGCGTTGGCGAGCGCCCAAGTTCAGAAACTTCACCGCCTGCATAGAACATTATCGAAAGATTGTGACCGACCACGGCGTCCGGCATCTCCTTAGAAAGCCGCGGGCCAATACTCAACCGATCCACGAATTCGCTCTCCGGATCGAGCGTCCTGCGGACCCTTCCTGGATCATCGCGGGTCACAATTGTGAACCGCGCCTTTGGATCGCGAGTTGCGGCTACGCGTATCCAGTTGGCCAGCCAATCCGTTTGGAACCAGCCCGACAGGACGGTACCAATGCAGCCGTGCACAGTTGGGCCCGTGCGCTTGCTTACTGGAGGAGCGAAGCGGTCTAGATCAGCACAGGTAGGGATTACGACGAGGCGCTGGTTTACAAGTTCTCTAGGGTAAACAGTTCTGAGATATTTAGCTGCCGCATGTGTTAGTGATATTATTCCAGCCGACTTTGCCAGGCAAGCCCTTTCAGTTCGTGCGATGACACGGTGGATCAATGAACCTCTTCGCAACCTGCCCGAAGTGATCAGCTCTTCCGGCCAAAGGGCGCGCATGTCGAAGAGGAATGGCACCCCGGTTAGTCGGTTGACGACCAGCGCGACCGCGGCTGGGATATACGATCTGGCGTGTATCAAATTTATCTTTTCACGTTGCACTTCCCGGCGCACTAGCCAAATCATCCGAATCATACTGAGTGTAGGAGCAATGATTTTCGGAGCTGGTCGAAACTTTTGCGGCAGCCAGCGGATACCATGCGCAACACAGTCTGCACGCGCTTGTCTCATCGCCTCCGTATCGGCCCAGTCTTCGAGCTTTTCATAGGTGACGAGTGTGATGGCATGTGAGCGTGACAGGCCTCGTAGATATGCAAAGACTTGACTCTGCCCCAGTGGCTCCAACAAGCCGTTGCGGGTCAAGTAGAGAATAGAGCTCATTCTTTTACCACGCTGACAAAATATCTATGTTTACCACTAGCTTCTCTTGGAATTTCTTGGACGAGCTCGGTATTCACTTCTACTGGGCCTATTTTATCGCGTAGAAGATGAATGAAGTTGCCCAAGTCGACAGCTGACCCTTTTTTTCTAGCGACTACCATGAGCCGAAATTTATCCGTGCCATCCTGAATGACCTTGAATTGTGCAATGCCGTCATCGCCGCGTCTCATCAGTTCAATATTAATATAATCAAGATAATGAGACGAAACCCCCTTCACGAAACTAGTATTTATAGTGTCGATAGATTTACCGACTGCGAGCCTCATCCGGGGCATCGTGTTTCCGCAGGAGCAACTACCGTTAATAGGGCCGCCGAGATCTCCAATTCGATACCGGATGAGCGGCATTGCTCTATTATGGAGAGAGGTGACTACGATATCACCAATTTCCCCCTCAGGAACTTCGTTACCTTCTTGATCAAGAAATTCTATCTTATAGCAGTCGACTGATATGTGCAGATGCCCCTCTGGACATTCAAAAGCAATCCCCGGCGCCTCGCTCGCACCGTAATCAGAAACGACCATTGAACCAAGGGATTCTTCTAAAATTTTTGAATCGGCCGCTCCCAAGTGATCGGCAGTGTATTGAACAAGTAAGCGCTCCTTGGATGGGGCCACAAGCGGACTCCTTTCGAACAAATACCGTCCAAGTGCAGCCAAGCTAGAACCATATCCATAGATAACTTTCGGCTGATGATAGCCTATTCCTGCCGCCACCTCCGACAGAAAGGGTTCATCCAGACTTGCAAAGGTATTAAAGTAAAGTTCGTTACGGAGATAAGCCTTAGTACGGTCAAGAACCTTCCGTCCGGCACTTGGAGTCCTAACAGACCTCCCCCAGAGAACTAATACCGGGTCCCCCCTATGAACGTTATACCAAGTTCGACCACGTAACTTACAAGCCTCGGCCCACGATGCATGGGCAGCGTCGTACGCGAATCTAAGCGATTTTCCTGTTGAACCAGAAGTACTTCCATAGAAAATAGTGCCGGGTTTTTTCGCAGTAAAGGCGTCCGGAGACTCAATCAGTAATGACTTCTCTAAAAAAGGCAGTTGACGGAAACACTTGTAGTCAAATCGCCCAAATTCCGATCGATATCCATCGATTTCGTCCCACGCATACTGAGCAATCGCAAAAGCTGCGCTTTCCTGATCCGCAAGTAGTCTATCTAGAGGTATGGTTTGATTATAAACAGCGCGGTCAAGCGCCCTATTTACAAACAAGCCCCTCTTGCGATCAAGGCAAGAGAAGTATCCCCTAGCTATCTCGCGCCGAAATTTCGCTGTCAATCTATTCATTTCATTCATAACCAAGAAAAGTGAATTGCGCTTGTGCGTCGTAGATGGGTTTATCAAAACAGGGAGCTGTACTTCTTAGCTATCTTACTGCTCTGGAAGTCGGCGGCTCGTTCAGTTAGGACGCTTGGCTCCATAGGGGAATCAAGCATTCCTATGATCGCTTCACAGAGCGCGTTTGAGTCATTCATTGGGACAAGCACCCCAAATTTACCATCCTGTAAAATCTCCCTCGGCCCGGTAGGGCAATCTGTACTTACTACTGGGACGCCAAAACTTAGGGCTTCGACAAGCACATTTCCAAAACCTTCACTATTGGATGTGTGGACGAAAAGGTCTGCAGAAGAGAACCATGGCCGAAGATCCCCCATGAAACCGGGTAGAAACACACTGCGTTCGAGACCTTTACGCTGAATCAGTTGCTCAAGGTTAGGTCGGTCGGGTCCTTCCCCGAGAATGAAAAGGCGTATATTATGAGGTGTCGGCAGGCAAGAAAACGCTTCAATAAGCAACGCATAATTCTTGGTGCGGGTTAGACTCCCTATCCCAATGATAGTTCTCCCCGGCGATCTCAGCGAAGCTGGTTTTTCTAGTGAAGAGAGCCGCTCAATACTAAATTTCCGCAACGGGTTATTGATGATTTTGATCTCACTTTGAGGGATCCACGAGATACGACTTATATCTGCCGCAACTCCCCGTGAGACGGCCACGACGTGGTTGGCCAAACGATAGCCCACCAGTGCACTTATCGCACGAAAAACCCTGTGGGCGCGCTTATCTGACTTTGAGCTATTCGACAAAATCGCATGCTCGCTTGCAATAGCCACTATCTTCCTACTAACGAATTTCCCCACGAGAGGGCCAATAACCGTCAAAGGCCACATCGCTGAGATTAGAACCTCAATACGATTGCCGCGAAGATAATGAAACAGCTTCTTGGGCAAATTCCTCATTCTCGCGCATTTCAGGTCGACCACTGAGAAGTGCGTTTGGGCTTCTTCCAATAATTCGCCGCGAGCGTTTTGAAGCACAAATTCTACCGTATGCCCTCCGCGAACGAACTCATATGCGAGATCAAGATTTACTCTTTCCGCACCGCCACCGCGTAGATCAGGCAAGAGAATGGCGATCTTCACTATGTTCTCCTCCTATCAAACACCTTCTTAATGTGTCTCAACTTTCGGAATATCCTTCTGGCGCGGGTTTCCGTATTGATTGTGATGTACATCCTACAATATGAAGCTCGCAACCAATTAGTCAGGCTTGGCTTCAAAACAGGAAAAGTGCAAATACCCTGCACAAAGCTAGAGATATCATATCCCTCTACTGCCCGAGCACACCGCTTAGATACATAACATTTCTGTTCGAAAGGCATGCGCGCATAGTCCGAAAGGACGTGCGAGAGCAAATGTTTTGGTATTCCCTCTTGTCTTTCTCCAACATTTCCGAATGGGACGTTATATATAAAACCATAGCAGTGCTTGGGCTCTTGATCTATGGCACAAACCGTTGGAACACCTAACTGAGCAGATTGGATCGCTGCTGTACCCATGCCGACAAATACATCATATTCCAATACGGTTCTGTCAAAACTTGACTGCGCAAGAGATCCAAGAAAGCGCAATTGCCCCCCCGATTCACGCTGTATAGTGGCCAGCAATTGGGCCTCATGCGTACCGTGTCCGTAAATATCCCAAGAAAATATAGGATCTGGACCATTCAGATCGTTGAGGATACTTGCCGCACAGAAATTGTACGCTTTAAAAGGGACAATTCTTCCAACCGAACAAATCCTGATCCTTTCGTTACGTTTAACGGAAAAACTTTCCCGACGCGCCTCCATGGGCACTGGTATCACTTTGTGCAAGCCGAGATTCTTTCGGAAGAATGCTGCATGGGATTCACGGCACGCCGAATTCATAAAAAACAAGCCGCTGGAGACGACAAATCGTCCGAGAAAAAAGTTCATCAACTTCAGATGTGAAGCTTCGTGTTCGCGAAAGTAATCACGCGGGTGAAAAACACCCGCACTAAACGCGATTGTCCTGCCTCTAGTGTGTGAAATACTTTGGGCTACGGCGAAACTTAATGCTGTTGAGAAAGGGTCAAATCCTGTAATCACCACGTCTTTTGACGAGATTTCGAGAATCTTACACGCTAATGCATTTAGACTCGTCCTACCATCAAACCGAATATGTGTGGCGTATTTCCTTAGCCCTTCTACAAGCTCACCCCCACTAGAAATCAAGATTACTTGATGGCCTGTTAAATGCAGATGCTGCGATAGGCGGATCACAATATTTTCGATCCCCCCCTGAACATCCATATTGCTACATACAAGTACGTAAGTCTTGAGCTGACTTCTCTTCTGTTGAATCGTCTTACTCCCTAGGCCGCAGAAAGACCTGACATTTCTATTTGCTAGAATTCAGCTTACAGGCCAACCATTATCTGAGCTATGCATGCGAAGTTCGTTTGTAGCACCAATACGCTTTTCGCTTTTTTAATCTAGCCTATACCGTATCGGCCAGTTGATCCGACGGAAGGCTCGAGCGAATTGCGTGGCGACCCGTCCCTCTGATCCTATTTTTGCCAGCACGACCCTTAGGCCGAACACCGCGGATAGCAGCGCCAGACCGATAGAGGCAAGTGCCGCCACCTCCGGCGCTGTTCGTGCGAGGATCAAGAGACACAAGGTTAAGGTTGCGTGTAGCCCTACCAAAAGGAGAGAGAGTGATTGCCAGCGAAAACCCTGGCATAGATGGACGAGGATGTTAATTAAGGCGAAGTGTAAGAAGTATGCAATCAGGAATGCGGGGCCCGCAACGGTCAAGCCGTATGCCTCAAGGCCAAACCACAGCATTGCTAGGAAAAGAACATTGAAGTTGATCTGAACCAGTAGAAAAATTCCTCCGCGTGCCGCGGCGACAAATGAAAATCCAAGCGCCCAGCTGGCGAGCTTGAACACATTACCCACCGTCTGCCATTGCAGCAACTCCACGGCAGGCACGAATTCTGCTGAGTAGAGCAATGTGACCGCCCAAGGTGCGAGCCCGATCAGCAACAACAGAATAGGCCCGCCGATCGCCAGCCCGAGCTGTGCCTGATCGTTCATCAATCGGTTCGCGGCGGCGCGGTCAGTGATAACTTCGGTCAAGCGGGGATAGTAATCCGCAGCCATCGCCCCCAGCAGGAACCCGACATAAGTCATCGTGATACCCCAGGCCGCGGCGAAGTGACCCGCCGCCTCTAGTCCTAGTTCTTGAGTAATACGGCCGCGCACCAGCAACAGTGTCGCCGTCGTGGCAAGACCGCTTAGCATAAACGCCGCGCCCAATTTGACCATCGGCTTCCAGACATCCCAGATCTCGGCGACGCTGGGGCGGTCTGTGGTGGGCTTTGGAAGGAGACGAGTAAATCGCATAGCGATCACGAATGTCGCAAGCGGCTGAACCACAACGAACCAAACCAGCCCAGCCTCACCATAAAGCCACACTGCTGCAAGTCCGGCGATGGTGCCGACCAAAGCGCTGATGACTGTAACGCGGCCAAGATCGCCGATTCGACGCATGCCTTGCAGCAGTGTCGTGTGTGCAGTACCGAGCAAGGTCAGCAGTATGGCAAGGCCAATCAAGCCCACCTCGGTTGCGTAAGACC encodes:
- the rfbA gene encoding glucose-1-phosphate thymidylyltransferase RfbA, which encodes MSTRKGIILSGGSGTRLYPVTMGVSKQLLPVYDKPMVYYPLSVLMLADIREIAVITTPQDQEQFRRTLGDGSQWGLSLTYITQPSPDGLAQAFILAEEFLDGAPSALVLGDNIFYGHGLPGMLAKADAKLSGGTVFGYQVSDPERYGVVDFDAEGRARSIIEKPEVPPSNFAVTGLYFLDGSAPDRARRVTPSARGELEITSLLEMYLQEGALSVERMGRGFAWLDTGTHESLLDAGTFVRTLEKRQGQQAGCLEEIAYQQGWINEAELEARAEMFQKNDYGTYLRRLLK
- the rfbD gene encoding dTDP-4-dehydrorhamnose reductase, with translation MKFLVFGESGQVARELQRLGRDTVIALSRANADLSNTEACAAVIATTDADAVINAAAYTAVDRAEEEEGLALRINGIAPGAMALAAAARGLPFVHISTDYVFDGSGDQPFGVADATGPLGAYGRTKLAGEKAVRAAGGAYAIFRTSWVVSSHGNNFVKTMLRLGAERDALNIVADQIGGPTPAAAIARSCFATARQLRDDPSKTGTYHLSGGSELSWADFARAIFEVSGIDCTVNDIPSSTYPTPAKRPLNSRLDNSRTQEIFGLARPDWREGLNDILKDLGALAS
- the rfbB gene encoding dTDP-glucose 4,6-dehydratase — its product is MKVLVTGGAGFIGSAVVRQAIAAGHEVVNLDALTYAACIENVASVADNPLYIFEHADIRDRAALERIFAKHQPDAVMHLAAESHVDRSIDGPGAFIETNITGTYNMLEEARAYWVSQGHSESFRFHHISTDEVFGSLPDDPAVKFTETTPYDPRSPYSASKAASDHLVRAWHETYGLPVVLSNCSNNYGPYHFPEKLVPVIILNALAGKPLPIYGNGSNIRDWLYVEDHADALLTVLSNGEIGRSYNIGGENERSNLDLVQTLCAILDELRPANRPYAELITYVADRPGHDARYAIDPSRIRDELGWRPSVTVEEGLRRTVQWYLDNEEWWRALQDRAGVGERLGVSA
- the rfbC gene encoding dTDP-4-dehydrorhamnose 3,5-epimerase, translating into MIESHHTDLPGVLIIQPDRFGDHRGFFAETYSQRVYAELGINENFVQDNHSLSAETGTVRGLHFQGPPRAQAKLVRCGRGAIFDVAVDIRKGSETYGKWVGYELSAENGAQLFIPAGFAHGFATLQPDSEIIYKCSDYYAPETEVALRWNDPAIGIKWPVQGAAILSDKDSVAPVLADLESPFFWEG
- a CDS encoding EpsG family protein, which gives rise to MVYFGLANMLFLLRYALNNVGGRGRREVYYVVLLSLFLFSAFRFQVGCDWSGYYYQYLGATDIDWQLITAREPAWWALLGSIKALGFPYPVANIASSAIFFIGIHVLARRQLDPLGFLVLLFPILIINMPMSGIRQGAAIGLICIAFTAFIDRRRNWFAIWVFVAAGFHSSALVFLLLFPLATGRYTKSRLSMAVVLAIPGVALLAGGESAEIATSRYIGSGAEAFGAVFRVGILGLSALYFFWFVRKKWMPNFSYDYSLVSIGAIGMMLTFLLLPVSTIIADRFGYYFIPIQTMIFARLPYLPFKFNPSLHTSLPYLGLLVVFFVWTQISGHFNQCYIPYQSWIFGFPGGDLLDS
- a CDS encoding glycosyltransferase family 4 protein, with product MNILLLSRYTRMGASSRLRTMQYLPALEREGFNVQVAPFFDDTYLHALYSGQRKHTSAATYLFKRIRQLRMHPTPDMLWIEKEALPWIPWLFERVVLPRGVPVVSDYDDAVFHRYDKHRIRAVRTILGRKIENVMSASALVMAGNSYLSDYARQSGARQVKTVPTIVDIDAYQIGLHTVSKNKLSVGWIGTPQTWQALAHPIHDILTPLLKERDAMFLAVGAGMKPEVCGTLQIQPWTEDTEVQSIQKMDIGVMPLPDTPWTRGKCGYKLIQYMACGLPVVASPVGVNRDLVEHGVNGFLAESDDEWCAAIKALLNDPDLRRRMGEAGRQKVEARYSLQVWGPRVALMLRRVIENRATI
- a CDS encoding asparagine synthase-related protein — translated: MAAGLSPACAPSIIGHPKVGFPIPLSLWLRGPLRDWAVDLTSDKRLAKDGLFSADIVRKTWPKHHPRSRDWPVPLTIKSLFRAWFTGQVEI
- a CDS encoding glycosyltransferase — its product is MSSILYLTRNGLLEPLGQSQVFAYLRGLSRSHAITLVTYEKLEDWADTEAMRQARADCVAHGIRWLPQKFRPAPKIIAPTLSMIRMIWLVRREVQREKINLIHARSYIPAAVALVVNRLTGVPFLFDMRALWPEELITSGRLRRGSLIHRVIARTERACLAKSAGIISLTHAAAKYLRTVYPRELVNQRLVVIPTCADLDRFAPPVSKRTGPTVHGCIGTVLSGWFQTDWLANWIRVAATRDPKARFTIVTRDDPGRVRRTLDPESEFVDRLSIGPRLSKEMPDAVVGHNLSIMFYAGGEVSELGRSPTRMAEVLGCGLPVVVNEGVGDVADIVRKFNVGVIAEDASAPAMDAAFDALQSLMQDPGLPARCRATAETLFSLESGTEAYREIYASILNVKEA
- a CDS encoding glycosyltransferase, with the protein product MKIAILLPDLRGGGAERVNLDLAYEFVRGGHTVEFVLQNARGELLEEAQTHFSVVDLKCARMRNLPKKLFHYLRGNRIEVLISAMWPLTVIGPLVGKFVSRKIVAIASEHAILSNSSKSDKRAHRVFRAISALVGYRLANHVVAVSRGVAADISRISWIPQSEIKIINNPLRKFSIERLSSLEKPASLRSPGRTIIGIGSLTRTKNYALLIEAFSCLPTPHNIRLFILGEGPDRPNLEQLIQRKGLERSVFLPGFMGDLRPWFSSADLFVHTSNSEGFGNVLVEALSFGVPVVSTDCPTGPREILQDGKFGVLVPMNDSNALCEAIIGMLDSPMEPSVLTERAADFQSSKIAKKYSSLF
- a CDS encoding O-antigen translocase; translation: MLGIRECGDRFWAEMSESRGLIKSMMVIGSAQAVNIVISIFRIKLLAVLLGPSGVGLLSIYTSLQGVVTTAAGLGIGSSGVRQIARAKGEEQALSRVRRVLLAAHLVQGAFAMLGVWLFSAPISEWLFGDRSYATEVGLIGLAILLTLLGTAHTTLLQGMRRIGDLGRVTVISALVGTIAGLAAVWLYGEAGLVWFVVVQPLATFVIAMRFTRLLPKPTTDRPSVAEIWDVWKPMVKLGAAFMLSGLATTATLLLVRGRITQELGLEAAGHFAAAWGITMTYVGFLLGAMAADYYPRLTEVITDRAAANRLMNDQAQLGLAIGGPILLLLIGLAPWAVTLLYSAEFVPAVELLQWQTVGNVFKLASWALGFSFVAAARGGIFLLVQINFNVLFLAMLWFGLEAYGLTVAGPAFLIAYFLHFALINILVHLCQGFRWQSLSLLLVGLHATLTLCLLILARTAPEVAALASIGLALLSAVFGLRVVLAKIGSEGRVATQFARAFRRINWPIRYRLD